One Glycine soja cultivar W05 chromosome 2, ASM419377v2, whole genome shotgun sequence genomic region harbors:
- the LOC114388999 gene encoding uncharacterized protein LOC114388999, with protein MESVNDLIQEAKLRTLWWALCIFAVSYFLTHTSKSMWMNVPMSILFVVGLRILFNRVEFRWKLQQPRPQTYLSHLEKKQLSLNDPCLTSLPSPAKWKRKIDSPAVEAAMSDFIDKILKDFVVDLWYSEISPDKEFPEQIRAIIMDVLAEISGRVKEINLVDLLTRDLVDLIGVHIELFRRNQAVIGVNIMKTLSSEERNDRLKFHLLNSKELHPALISPESEYKVLQRLMSAVLATVLRQREAQCPVIRSISRELLTCLVMQPIMNLASPGYINELIESLLLLFNDDGTEGMGSDQSTNVASLHHGHSVASKGGHNNLTASNKHPSLNQGTDMILAKMSDQGGTSLQDSTLHQESKQVGPADWARMLEVTTQRRTEILMPENLENMWTKGRNYKRKENKIIKAGSKDLSAKSPSTDSSRPHRKLAQETSASKRGKYEVADGKSSLPPLPAIGSDPLQNVGSAKNSESPKNPGKELSIVGDLASDAYRSPLKRSSSASSLGILSNKEDSRISEFFNPELERHSEGFRGKSSSNMIVRKEGSLVPKLRCRVVGAYFEKIGSTCFAVYSIAVTDAQNKTWFVKRRYRNFERLHRHLKDIPNYTLQLPPKRIFSSSTDDAFVHQRCIQLDKYLQDLLSIANVAEQHEVWDFFSVSSKNYSFGKSPSVMKTLAVNVDDAMDDIVRQFKGVSDGLRRKVVGSSSLINEGSATSNTPWNLSWNADEIDKSIPRQSTAESVSSDNEEGERNNFDRENIDREAAQDSGLHSYNALISKGYSSRISNWDEESRNLDFDRKHDMVVEARAGNGIPATNFILIHDNLEDPVGVPPEWTPPNVSVPILNLVDNIFQLNKRGWIRRQVYWISKQILQLVMEDAIDDWLLRQIHWLRREETVSQGIRWVQDVLWPGGTFFLRVGTPQIISDSDKKSSPTMSRSGGSNITKSESGSFEQELEAARRASDIKKLLFDGAPTTLVSLIGHKQYRRCARDIYYFSQSNVCVKQLAYAILELALVSIFPEIRNVVKSIHQPV; from the exons ATGGAGAGTGTGAATGATCTGATCCAAGAGGCCAAGCTCCGCACTCTCTGGTGGGCACTCTGTATATTCGCCGTTTCCTATTTCCTAACTC ATACTAGTAAATCAATGTGGATGAATGTACCCATGTCGATCCTATTTGTTGTGGGGCTGCGCATTCTTTTCAATAGGGTGGAGTTTCGTTGGAAGCTTCAACAGCCTAGACCGCAGACCTATCTATCTCATTTGGAGAAAAAGCAGTTGTCTCTCAATGATCCATGCCTCACTAGTTTGCCTTCCCCTGCAAAATGGAAGAGGAAAATTGATTCTCCTGCTGTGGAGGCTGCAATGAGTGATTTCATTGATAAGATTTTGAAggattttgtggttgatttgtGGTACTCAGAGATTTCTCCAGATAAGGAGTTTCCGGAGCAGATACGGGCAATAATCATGGATGTTCTAGCTGAAATATCAGGAAGGGTTAAAGAGATAAACCTGGTTGACCTGCTGACAAG gGATTTAGTAGATTTAATAGGTGTTCACATAGAACTTTTCAGAAGAAATCAAGCTGTTATAGGTGTTAATATTATGAAAACATTATCTTCTGAGGAGCGGAATGACAGATTAAAATTCCATCTGTTGAATTCTAAGGAGCTTCATCCGGCACTAATATCTCCTGAGAGTGAGTACAAG GTTCTTCAGCGGCTAATGAGTGCTGTTTTAGCTACAGTACTAAGACAACGAGAAGCTCAGTGTCCTGTGATTCGTTCTATATCTCGGGAATTATTAACTTGCTTGGTAATGCAGCCTATTATGAATTTGGCAAGCCCTGG GTATATTAATGAACTGATTGAATCTCTTCTACTTCTCTTTAATGATGATGGTACGGAAGGGATGGGCAGTGATCAGTCAACTAATGTAGCAAGTCTCCATCATGGTCATTCTGTTGCCAGTAAGGGTGGACACAACAATCTCACAGCCTCTAATAAGCATCCATCTTTAAATCAAGGAACTGATATGATATTGGCTAAAATGAGTGATCAGGGAGGGACATCGTTACAAGATAGCACTCTCCATCAAGAGTCTAAACAAGTTGGGCCTGCTGATTGGGCACGAATGTTGGAGGTTACAACTCAGAGGAGAACTGAAATTCTTATGCCGGAGAATCTTGAGAACATGTGGACAAAGGGAAGGAATTACAAAAGGAAAGAGAACAAAATTATCAAAGCTGGCTCTAAGGATCTTTCTGCAAAGAGTCCCTCTACAGACAGTTCACGGCCTCATAGAAAATTGGCTCAGGAAACATCAGCAAGTAAACGTGGAAAGTATGAAGTTGCAGATGGGAAGTCTTCTCTGCCGCCATTGCCTGCCATAGGTTCAGATCCCCTGCAAAATGTTGGAAGTGCAAAAAATTCAGAATCTCCTAAAAACCCTGGCAAGGAATTGTCTATTGTGGGAGATCTTGCTTCTGATGCTTATAGAAGTCCACTAAAGAGGTCGAGTAGTGCTTCTTCCTTAGGAATCCTATCTAATAAAGAAGACTCCAGAATTTCAGAGTTTTTCAACCCTGAACTTGAGAGGCACAGTGAAGGATTTCGGGGAAAGAGTTCTTCTAATATGATTGTTAGGAAAGAAGGGTCATTAGTTCCTAAGCTTCGGTGTCGG GTTGTGGGAGCATATTTTGAGAAAATTGGGTCCACATGTTTTGCTGTTTATTCAATTGCAGTGACTGACGCACAAAATAAAACTTGGTTTGTAAAAAGAAG ATACAGGAATTTTGAGCGATTGCACCGGCATCTTAAAGATATTCCCAATTACACATTGCAATTGCCTCCTAAAAGGATATTTTCCTCAAGCACAGATGATGCCTTTGTACATCAACGCTGCATTCAACTTGATAAATATCTTCAG GATCTCCTGTCAATAGCTAATGTAGCCGAACAACATGAAGTATGGGATTTCTTCAGTGTTTCCTCAAAG AACTACTCATTTGGGAAATCTCCTTCAGTGATGAAGACCTTGGCAG tCAATGTAGATGATGCTATGGATGATATTGTACGCCAGTTTAAAGGTGTTTCAGATGGTTTAAGGCGAAAAGTTGTTGGTTCATCATCCCTCATCAATGAGGGATCTGCTACATCTAATACCCCATGGAATTTGTCCtggaatgctgatgaaatcgACAAAAGCATTCCAAGGCAAAGTACTGCAGAAAGTGTTAGCTCTGATAATGAGGAAGGTGAAAGGAACAATTTTGACCGTGAGAATATTGATAGAGAAGCAGCACAAGATAGTGGATTGCATTCTTACAATGCATTGATCTCAAAGGGTTACTCATCACGAATAAGCAATTGGGATGAAGAGTCCAGGAACTTGGATTTTGATAGAAAGCATGATATGGTGGTTGAAGCTAGGGCTGGCAATGGTATTCCTGCTACAAATTTCATTCTGATTCATGATAATTTGGAGGATCCAGTTGGAGTGCCACCTGAG TGGACTCCACCTAATGTTAGTGTCCCCATTTTGAATTTGGTTGACAACATATTTCAACTTAATAAAAGAGGCTGGATAAG AAGACAGGTCTATTGGATTTCAAAACAGATATTACAGTTGGTGATGGAAGATGCAATCGATGATTGGCTCCTGAGACAGATTCATtggctccggagagaggaaactGTTTCCCAAGGGATTCGGTGGGTCCAAGAT GTCCTATGGCCTGgtggtacattttttttaagagttggGACTCCCCAGATAATTAGTGACAGTGATAAAAAATCTTCTCCAACAATGAGCAGATCTGGTGGAAGCAACATCACGAAATCTGAGTCAGGGTCTTTTGAGCAAGAGCTCGAGGCTGCTCGTAGAGCAAGTGACATCAAGAAACTGCTGTTTG ATGGAGCTCCAACAACTTTAGTCAGCTTAATCGGCCATAAGCAGTACAGACGTTGCGCCCGGGATATATACTACTTTAGTCAG TCTAATGTATGTGTGAAGCAACTTGCTTATGCAATTTTGGAACTTGCACTTGTCTCCATCTTCCCCGAGATTCGGAATGTTGTGAAGAGTATTCACCAACCTGTATAG